A single region of the Sulfitobacter geojensis genome encodes:
- the cysS gene encoding cysteine--tRNA ligase — MSTTNGTGTIKTEIKLYNTKTRRKEVFEPIKADDVRMYVCGPTVYDRAHLGNARPVIVFDVLNRLLRHVYGDDHVTYVRNFTDVDDRINETAQKRRAAGADGTLEELIAERADETIDWYHQDMDALGALRPDHEPRATAFIGQMIAMIEGLIASGHAYAAEGHALFAVESYKEYGALSGRSVDDMIAGARVEVAPYKRNPMDFVLWKPSPDDLPGWESPWGRGRPGWHIECSAMAHELLGESFDIHGGGNDLQFPHHENEIAQSKCAGHGFANVWMHNEMLQVEGKKMSKSLGNFFTVRDLLEQGVPGEVIRFVMLSTHYRKPMDWTDKKRAEAEKTLRKWYTQVAGLDTGTAPDAVLALLGDDLNTHGVLTECHRLSTQNDTAGLRAALSLLGLLDQKIPDWAVEQAFDLLDVEAFLSDARTTAMETKDFSEVDRIKSALIAVGIEVQMSKDGVKLTAPAGFDRAALEGVL; from the coding sequence ATGAGCACGACAAACGGGACCGGTACGATCAAGACCGAGATCAAACTGTATAACACGAAAACCCGCCGAAAGGAGGTTTTCGAGCCGATCAAGGCGGATGATGTGCGCATGTATGTCTGCGGGCCGACGGTTTATGACCGTGCCCACCTTGGCAATGCGCGCCCCGTGATTGTGTTTGACGTGCTGAACCGCCTGCTGCGCCATGTTTATGGCGATGATCACGTCACCTATGTGCGCAATTTCACCGACGTGGATGACCGCATCAACGAAACCGCGCAAAAGCGCAGGGCGGCGGGTGCGGACGGCACATTGGAAGAGCTGATCGCAGAGCGTGCGGATGAAACCATTGATTGGTATCATCAGGACATGGATGCCTTGGGGGCCTTGCGCCCTGATCATGAACCGCGCGCGACCGCGTTCATCGGCCAGATGATCGCAATGATCGAGGGCCTGATTGCATCGGGCCATGCCTATGCCGCCGAAGGCCATGCACTGTTCGCGGTGGAGAGTTACAAGGAATATGGCGCACTGTCGGGCCGTTCGGTCGATGACATGATTGCCGGTGCGCGGGTTGAGGTTGCACCCTATAAACGCAATCCGATGGATTTCGTGCTGTGGAAACCCTCGCCCGATGATCTGCCCGGATGGGAGTCGCCTTGGGGACGCGGGCGGCCCGGTTGGCACATCGAATGCTCTGCCATGGCGCATGAGCTGCTGGGCGAAAGTTTTGACATCCACGGCGGCGGCAATGATTTGCAGTTTCCCCACCACGAGAACGAGATTGCCCAGTCAAAATGCGCCGGTCACGGGTTCGCGAACGTCTGGATGCACAACGAAATGTTGCAGGTCGAGGGCAAGAAGATGTCCAAGTCCTTGGGCAACTTCTTTACCGTACGCGATTTGCTGGAACAGGGCGTGCCGGGGGAGGTGATCCGTTTTGTGATGCTGAGCACGCATTACCGTAAGCCGATGGACTGGACGGATAAGAAACGGGCCGAGGCGGAGAAGACGCTGCGCAAGTGGTATACGCAGGTGGCAGGCTTGGACACCGGAACGGCCCCCGATGCGGTGCTGGCGCTGCTAGGGGATGACCTGAACACCCATGGCGTGCTGACAGAATGCCACCGGTTAAGTACCCAGAACGATACCGCAGGCCTACGCGCGGCCTTGTCGTTGCTGGGTTTGCTGGATCAGAAGATCCCCGATTGGGCCGTCGAGCAGGCCTTTGACCTCTTGGACGTCGAAGCTTTCCTGAGTGATGCGCGCACTACGGCGATGGAAACCAAGGACTTTTCCGAAGTGGACCGGATCAAATCGGCCCTGATTGCTGTAGGCATCGAAGTGCAGATGAGTAAGGATGGCGTGAAGCTGACCGCACCTGCAGGATTTGACCGTGCGGCGCTGGAGGGGGTGTTGTGA
- a CDS encoding pyridoxal phosphate-dependent aminotransferase: MQASQRISGILGGGSDGWDVFNKAREMIDAGTPVTELTIGEHDIRTAAPILQDMHRAALAGHTGYASIPGVAALRREVAQRVQERTGVPTTSENVMITPGGQSALFAAHIATCDAGDTALYLDPFYATYPGTIRGAGATPLCIQTHAEDAFQPRASDIAAHAKGAKSLLINTPNNPTGVVYSRATLDGIAQVCREEDLWLISDEVYDTQVWEGEHISPRALDGMAERTLVVGSMSKSHAMTGSRIGWVVGPRDIIDHLINLATHTTYGVPGFIQDAALFALQLGEEFEVEIAAPFRRRRDIAHKVLAGQNAVSLVPAQGAMYLMLDVRSTGMTGEAFAFALLEAHQIAVMPGESFGTAAAGHVRVAMTIEDIAFEAALKTLCSFAQSCQNDA, from the coding sequence ATGCAGGCATCACAGCGGATATCAGGGATTCTCGGCGGCGGTTCAGACGGCTGGGACGTGTTCAACAAAGCGCGCGAGATGATTGACGCGGGCACGCCGGTGACCGAGCTGACAATTGGTGAACATGACATCCGCACCGCTGCCCCGATCCTGCAAGACATGCACCGCGCCGCACTGGCAGGGCACACCGGCTACGCCTCTATCCCCGGTGTGGCTGCACTGCGCCGCGAAGTTGCGCAGCGCGTGCAGGAGCGCACCGGCGTCCCGACAACATCCGAAAATGTGATGATCACACCGGGCGGGCAATCCGCGCTGTTTGCCGCGCATATTGCCACTTGTGACGCGGGCGATACCGCACTTTATCTTGATCCGTTCTATGCCACCTACCCCGGCACCATTCGCGGCGCGGGTGCGACGCCCCTGTGCATCCAGACCCATGCCGAAGATGCGTTTCAACCCCGTGCGAGCGACATTGCGGCACACGCCAAGGGGGCCAAGTCACTGCTGATCAACACGCCGAACAACCCCACCGGTGTGGTGTATTCGCGCGCCACACTGGACGGCATTGCACAGGTCTGTCGTGAAGAAGACCTCTGGCTGATCTCGGACGAAGTGTATGACACGCAGGTCTGGGAGGGCGAACACATCAGCCCGCGCGCGCTGGATGGCATGGCCGAGCGCACACTGGTTGTTGGCTCAATGTCGAAATCTCACGCGATGACCGGTTCGCGTATCGGCTGGGTGGTCGGACCACGTGACATCATCGACCATCTGATCAATCTCGCCACGCATACCACCTATGGCGTGCCCGGTTTCATTCAGGACGCGGCGCTTTTCGCGCTACAGCTTGGTGAAGAGTTCGAGGTCGAAATCGCAGCCCCCTTCCGCCGCCGTCGCGATATTGCGCATAAGGTTCTTGCCGGCCAGAACGCCGTCAGCTTGGTGCCCGCGCAGGGGGCGATGTATCTGATGCTGGACGTGCGCAGCACCGGCATGACGGGCGAAGCCTTCGCCTTTGCCCTGCTGGAGGCCCACCAGATTGCCGTGATGCCGGGCGAAAGCTTTGGCACGGCGGCGGCGGGTCATGTGCGGGTGGCCATGACCATTGAAGACATTGCTTTTGAAGCGGCACTCAAGACCCTGTGCAGCTTTGCGCAGAGCTGCCAGAACGACGCCTGA
- a CDS encoding trimethylamine methyltransferase family protein yields the protein MTDQTPLRSGGRAARRAARSQPLAAHLRPVRPGMEGGQYKPLSQADMQAIHNAALEALETIGLADAPPSGVAYLTGAGAVEGTDGRIRFPRALVEDTLAKANRSITLCARDPAHDLELSGNRVHYGTAGAAVHLVDVATNSYRECGLQDLHDAARITDTLDNIHFLQRPMVCRDITDNYEMDMNTVYGCCSGTMKHIGTSFTDPSYVKGALEMLHLIAGGEDKWRARPFMSNSNCFVVPPMKFATESCQVMEACIEGGMPVLLLSAGMAGATAPSTIAGAITQAVAECLAGLVYVNAVKPGHPAIFGTWPFGLDLRSGAMTGGSGEQALLTAGCAQMHGFYALPGGAAGGIADAKMPDMQAGWEQMCSNVMAGLSGCNMIYEAAGMHASLLGFCHESLILGDDIIGQALRCVRGIEVNEETLALDQMRAVCLDGPGHYLGTEQTLSRMELDHVYPSLGNRSSPKEWDELGKPELVANATLRKEAILAQRPRARFDPAIDQAIRERFKIHLPV from the coding sequence ATGACCGATCAAACTCCCCTTCGCAGCGGTGGCCGCGCTGCCCGCCGTGCTGCCCGTTCCCAACCCCTCGCCGCGCACCTGCGCCCCGTCCGCCCCGGTATGGAGGGCGGCCAGTACAAACCGCTGAGCCAAGCCGACATGCAAGCCATCCATAACGCTGCGCTTGAGGCCCTTGAAACCATCGGGCTGGCAGACGCGCCGCCTTCCGGTGTTGCCTATCTGACCGGTGCCGGTGCGGTTGAGGGCACGGATGGGCGCATCCGTTTTCCCCGCGCTCTGGTCGAGGACACTCTGGCAAAGGCGAACCGGTCGATCACCCTGTGCGCGCGCGACCCTGCCCATGATCTGGAACTGTCCGGCAACCGTGTGCATTACGGCACCGCAGGTGCGGCGGTGCATCTGGTCGATGTGGCGACCAACAGCTACCGCGAATGTGGTTTGCAGGATTTGCACGATGCAGCGCGGATCACGGATACGCTTGATAACATTCACTTTTTACAGCGCCCGATGGTTTGCCGCGACATTACAGACAATTACGAAATGGACATGAATACGGTCTACGGCTGCTGTTCAGGCACGATGAAACATATCGGCACCTCCTTTACCGATCCGTCTTACGTCAAGGGCGCACTTGAGATGCTACACCTGATTGCCGGCGGCGAGGACAAATGGCGCGCGCGTCCCTTCATGTCGAACTCGAACTGTTTTGTGGTCCCGCCGATGAAATTCGCCACCGAGTCCTGTCAGGTGATGGAGGCTTGTATCGAAGGGGGCATGCCGGTGCTGCTGCTGTCCGCGGGCATGGCCGGTGCCACAGCACCGTCCACCATCGCAGGCGCGATCACGCAGGCGGTGGCGGAATGTCTGGCCGGACTGGTCTATGTGAACGCGGTCAAGCCGGGGCACCCGGCCATCTTCGGCACATGGCCCTTCGGGCTTGATCTGCGCTCGGGCGCGATGACGGGCGGCTCCGGCGAACAGGCACTGTTGACGGCCGGCTGCGCACAGATGCACGGGTTTTACGCCCTGCCCGGTGGTGCCGCTGGCGGTATTGCCGACGCTAAAATGCCCGATATGCAAGCCGGATGGGAGCAGATGTGTTCCAACGTCATGGCCGGCCTGTCGGGGTGCAATATGATTTACGAGGCGGCGGGTATGCATGCATCGTTACTGGGGTTTTGCCACGAATCGCTGATTTTGGGGGATGATATTATCGGTCAGGCCCTACGCTGCGTGCGCGGCATCGAGGTAAACGAGGAAACGCTGGCTCTGGATCAGATGCGCGCGGTCTGTCTGGATGGACCGGGGCATTATCTGGGGACCGAACAAACCCTGAGCCGGATGGAACTGGATCACGTCTATCCATCGCTGGGAAACCGGTCATCTCCGAAAGAATGGGATGAACTGGGCAAGCCGGAACTGGTCGCCAATGCGACACTGCGCAAAGAGGCGATATTGGCGCAACGCCCGCGGGCACGGTTTGACCCGGCCATCGATCAGGCGATCCGCGAGCGGTTCAAAATTCACTTGCCTGTCTGA
- a CDS encoding vitamin B12-dependent ribonucleotide reductase encodes MKIERKFTKAGTDAYAELDFITTVSEIRNPDGSIVFKLDDVEVPASWSQVASDVIAQKYFRKAGVPSAVTKVKEKGVPAFLWRSVPAEGATMGGETSSKQVFDRLAGAWAYWGWKGGYFSTEADAQAYYDEMRHMLASQRAAPNSPQWFNTGLHWAYGIDGPAQGHYYVDYKTEKLTRSKSSYEHPQPHACFIQSVGDDLVGDGGIMDLWVREARLFKYGSGTGTNFSSLRAAGESLSGGGKSSGLMGFLKIGDRAAGAIKSGGTTRRAAKMVIVDADHPDIEDFINWKVLEEQKVASIVAGSKMHEQKLNLIFEAIKGWDGAEADAYDPAKNDQLKAAVREAKKVAIPETYVKRVLDYAKQGHTSIEFPTYDTDWDSEAYNSVSGQNSNNSIRVTNGFLTAVEKDADWELIDRVTGRVSKTIRARDLWAQVGHAAWACADPGIQYHDTVNDWHTCPEDGAIRGSNPCSEYMFLDDTACNLASMNLLTFLEDGTFNVEDYMHASRLWTVTLEISVMMAQFPSKEIAQRSYDFRTLGLGYANIGGLLMNMGYSYDSDEGRALCGALTAIMTGVAYATSAEIAGELGAFPGYKKNADHMLRVMRNHRNAAYGNENGYEELAIKPVALDHDNCPQPGLVDVAMSCWDEALKLGEVHGYRNAQTSVIAPTGTIGLVMDCDTTGIEPDFALVKFKKLAGGGYFKIINQSVPAALEKLGYGSAQIEEIVGYAVGHGTIGNAPGINHTTLMGHGFGPNELAKVDAALAQAFDIRFVFNQWTLGEEFCTGVLGIPAEKLNDPTFDLLKSLGFSKADIDAANDHVCGTMTLEGAPHLKEEHYSIFDCANPCGKKGKRYLSVNSHIYMMAAAQSFISGAISKTINMPNDATIEDCQKAYELSWSLGIKANALYRDGSKLSQPLAASLVEDDDEAAEVLESGSMQEKATVLAEKIVEKIVIKEVINRSREKMPQRRKGYTQKANVGGHKVYLRTGEYEDGKLGEIFIDMHKEGAGFRAMMNNFAIAVSVGLQYGVPLEEFVDAFTFTKFEPAGMVQGNDSIKNATSILDYIFRELAVSYLDRTDLAHVKPEGATFDDLGKGEEEEHVGNLSEISETAASRSLEVLKQISSTGYLRNRPPQELVLLQGGVDGVTLAPEIAKGAVAVAMSTSTSVASGTVSSGAVSLDARTKAKMQGYEGEACAECGNYTLVRNGTCMKCNTCGGTSGCS; translated from the coding sequence ATGAAAATCGAACGTAAATTCACCAAGGCAGGCACAGACGCATACGCAGAGCTTGATTTCATTACGACCGTATCGGAAATCCGCAATCCGGACGGTTCTATTGTATTCAAGCTTGATGACGTCGAAGTACCCGCGAGCTGGAGCCAGGTTGCCAGCGATGTGATTGCGCAGAAGTATTTTCGTAAAGCCGGCGTGCCCTCTGCCGTCACCAAAGTGAAAGAAAAAGGCGTGCCTGCGTTCTTGTGGCGTTCGGTGCCTGCCGAGGGCGCGACGATGGGCGGCGAAACGTCATCCAAGCAGGTGTTTGACCGTCTGGCCGGCGCTTGGGCCTATTGGGGGTGGAAAGGTGGCTATTTCTCCACCGAAGCCGACGCGCAGGCCTATTATGACGAAATGCGCCACATGCTGGCCAGCCAGCGCGCCGCGCCGAATTCGCCGCAGTGGTTCAATACCGGTCTGCACTGGGCTTACGGCATCGACGGTCCGGCACAGGGCCACTATTACGTTGATTACAAAACCGAAAAACTGACCCGTTCCAAATCTTCCTATGAGCATCCACAGCCGCACGCCTGTTTCATCCAGTCGGTAGGTGACGATCTGGTCGGCGACGGCGGCATCATGGACCTGTGGGTGCGTGAAGCGCGTCTGTTCAAATACGGTTCCGGCACCGGCACCAACTTTTCCTCCCTGCGTGCAGCGGGCGAAAGCCTGTCAGGCGGCGGTAAATCCTCCGGTCTGATGGGTTTCCTGAAAATCGGTGACCGTGCAGCGGGCGCGATCAAATCCGGCGGTACCACCCGCCGCGCGGCCAAGATGGTCATCGTCGATGCGGACCACCCCGATATCGAAGATTTCATTAACTGGAAGGTGCTGGAAGAGCAGAAAGTGGCGTCCATCGTTGCCGGCTCAAAGATGCACGAGCAAAAGCTCAACCTGATATTTGAAGCCATCAAAGGCTGGGACGGTGCAGAGGCAGACGCTTATGATCCTGCCAAGAACGATCAGTTGAAAGCGGCGGTGCGCGAGGCAAAAAAGGTCGCGATCCCCGAAACTTACGTAAAGCGCGTGCTGGATTATGCCAAGCAGGGCCACACCAGCATCGAATTCCCGACATATGACACGGATTGGGATTCAGAGGCTTATAACTCCGTCTCCGGCCAGAACTCCAACAACTCCATCCGCGTGACAAACGGCTTCCTCACGGCTGTTGAAAAAGATGCTGACTGGGAACTGATCGACCGTGTGACAGGTCGCGTCAGCAAAACAATCCGTGCCCGTGATCTGTGGGCGCAGGTCGGCCACGCCGCATGGGCCTGTGCCGATCCGGGCATCCAGTACCACGACACCGTCAACGACTGGCACACATGCCCCGAAGATGGCGCGATCCGTGGCTCAAACCCTTGTTCCGAATATATGTTCCTTGACGACACGGCTTGTAACCTCGCGTCCATGAACCTGCTGACCTTCCTTGAGGACGGCACGTTCAACGTCGAAGACTACATGCACGCCAGCCGCCTTTGGACCGTAACGCTGGAAATCTCCGTGATGATGGCGCAGTTCCCGTCCAAGGAAATCGCACAGCGTTCGTACGACTTCCGCACCTTGGGTCTGGGTTATGCAAATATCGGCGGTCTGCTGATGAACATGGGCTACTCTTATGACAGCGACGAGGGCCGCGCACTTTGCGGGGCGCTGACAGCGATCATGACAGGCGTTGCCTATGCCACATCCGCTGAAATCGCCGGCGAGCTGGGCGCTTTCCCGGGCTACAAAAAGAACGCCGATCACATGCTGCGTGTCATGCGCAACCACCGCAACGCGGCTTACGGCAACGAAAACGGCTATGAAGAGCTGGCGATCAAGCCTGTGGCGCTGGATCACGATAACTGCCCGCAGCCGGGTCTGGTTGACGTGGCCATGTCCTGCTGGGACGAGGCGCTGAAGCTGGGTGAGGTACATGGTTACCGCAACGCCCAGACATCTGTCATCGCGCCGACGGGTACGATCGGTCTGGTTATGGACTGTGACACCACAGGCATCGAACCCGACTTCGCACTGGTGAAGTTCAAGAAACTTGCGGGCGGTGGTTACTTTAAGATCATCAACCAATCCGTTCCGGCAGCACTGGAAAAGCTCGGTTACGGCTCCGCCCAGATCGAAGAGATCGTCGGCTACGCGGTGGGCCACGGCACCATCGGCAACGCACCGGGCATCAACCACACCACGCTGATGGGCCACGGTTTTGGTCCGAACGAGCTGGCCAAGGTAGACGCCGCACTGGCGCAGGCGTTCGACATCCGCTTTGTGTTCAACCAGTGGACGCTGGGTGAGGAATTCTGCACCGGAGTTCTGGGCATCCCGGCCGAAAAGCTGAACGATCCGACATTCGATCTGCTGAAGTCTCTGGGCTTCTCCAAGGCAGACATTGACGCGGCCAACGACCACGTTTGCGGCACCATGACCCTCGAAGGGGCACCGCACCTGAAAGAAGAGCACTACAGCATCTTCGATTGTGCGAACCCCTGCGGCAAGAAGGGCAAGCGTTACCTGTCGGTCAACAGCCACATCTACATGATGGCGGCGGCGCAAAGCTTCATCTCCGGCGCGATCTCCAAGACGATCAACATGCCGAACGACGCAACCATCGAAGACTGCCAGAAAGCATACGAGCTTTCATGGTCACTGGGCATCAAGGCCAACGCGCTTTACCGTGACGGCTCCAAACTAAGCCAGCCATTGGCGGCCTCTCTGGTCGAAGACGATGATGAAGCAGCAGAAGTGCTCGAATCCGGCTCCATGCAGGAAAAAGCAACGGTGCTGGCCGAAAAGATCGTCGAAAAGATTGTGATCAAGGAAGTCATCAACCGCAGCCGCGAAAAGATGCCTCAGCGCCGCAAGGGCTATACGCAAAAGGCAAATGTTGGCGGTCACAAGGTGTACCTGCGCACCGGTGAATACGAAGACGGCAAGCTCGGTGAAATCTTCATCGACATGCACAAGGAAGGGGCGGGTTTCCGCGCCATGATGAACAACTTCGCCATCGCGGTGTCTGTTGGCCTTCAGTACGGCGTGCCGCTTGAGGAATTCGTCGATGCCTTCACCTTCACCAAGTTCGAGCCGGCAGGCATGGTGCAAGGTAACGACAGCATCAAGAACGCAACCTCGATCCTCGACTATATCTTCCGCGAGTTGGCGGTTTCCTACCTCGACCGCACCGATCTGGCACATGTGAAACCCGAAGGGGCCACATTCGACGATCTGGGCAAGGGCGAAGAAGAAGAGCACGTTGGCAACCTGTCCGAAATCTCAGAGACTGCCGCGTCGCGCTCTCTCGAGGTTCTCAAGCAGATCAGCTCCACGGGCTACCTGCGTAACCGCCCCCCACAGGAGCTTGTTTTGTTGCAAGGGGGTGTGGACGGGGTCACGTTGGCACCGGAAATCGCCAAAGGCGCGGTTGCAGTCGCCATGTCGACCAGCACCTCCGTCGCCTCGGGCACGGTTTCCTCAGGTGCTGTGTCGCTGGACGCCCGCACCAAAGCCAAGATGCAAGGCTATGAAGGCGAAGCTTGCGCCGAATGCGGCAACTACACGCTGGTGCGCAACGGCACCTGCATGAAGTGCAACACCTGCGGCGGGACGTCCGGGTGTAGCTGA
- a CDS encoding DUF192 domain-containing protein, which translates to MVAAEECRSDSVLLKGDWGSARFSVEVADDPAEQAQGLMHRTSMPMGAGMYFVNERPRSTSFWMRNTLIPLDMLFIDAQGVVKHIHHNAIPLDETPIPGGDNILTVLEINGGLAARLGIKVGSLVRHPAHQSYAPAWPC; encoded by the coding sequence ATGGTCGCGGCCGAAGAATGTCGCAGCGATTCTGTATTGCTGAAGGGCGACTGGGGCAGCGCGCGATTCTCTGTCGAGGTTGCCGATGATCCGGCAGAGCAGGCGCAGGGGCTTATGCATCGTACTTCGATGCCGATGGGTGCCGGCATGTATTTCGTTAATGAACGTCCCCGCAGCACAAGTTTCTGGATGCGCAACACGCTGATTCCTTTGGACATGCTGTTTATTGATGCGCAGGGCGTGGTGAAACACATTCATCACAATGCCATCCCGCTGGATGAAACGCCGATACCGGGCGGCGATAACATTCTGACAGTGCTCGAGATCAACGGCGGCTTGGCGGCGCGACTTGGCATTAAAGTGGGTAGTTTAGTACGCCATCCGGCACATCAATCCTATGCGCCCGCCTGGCCGTGCTAA
- a CDS encoding cold-shock protein codes for MASEDSRPAALAEPDAVSGIVKWFDPVKGFGFVVAETGGPDILLHVNVLRNFGQSSIADGTGIELLVQKTDRGVQATEITAIHPSDIQQNAVLSDIVGLDNDALMAAPIEPARVKWFDKAKGFGFANVFGKPDDVFVHIEILRQSGLSDLQPGEALAVRVIQGKRGHMAGEVQAWETVLNSADPQQ; via the coding sequence ATGGCAAGCGAAGACAGCAGACCGGCCGCGTTGGCGGAGCCGGATGCTGTTTCGGGCATTGTAAAGTGGTTTGATCCGGTCAAGGGTTTTGGCTTTGTCGTGGCTGAGACGGGCGGGCCGGATATTTTGCTGCATGTGAATGTGCTGCGAAACTTCGGGCAAAGCTCCATTGCGGATGGCACTGGCATCGAGCTGTTGGTGCAAAAGACCGATCGCGGCGTGCAGGCGACCGAGATCACGGCGATTCACCCCAGTGACATCCAGCAGAACGCCGTGCTTTCCGATATCGTGGGGCTGGACAATGACGCCCTGATGGCGGCCCCGATTGAACCGGCACGGGTCAAATGGTTCGACAAGGCCAAAGGGTTCGGCTTTGCCAATGTATTTGGCAAACCGGATGACGTATTTGTGCACATCGAGATATTGCGCCAGTCCGGTCTGTCTGATTTGCAACCGGGCGAAGCATTGGCCGTCAGGGTCATTCAGGGCAAACGGGGCCATATGGCCGGTGAGGTACAGGCGTGGGAAACGGTTCTAAACTCCGCAGATCCGCAGCAGTAA
- the pdxH gene encoding pyridoxamine 5'-phosphate oxidase, which yields MSGRSGKFAGEDPFEIVRSWLAEAETSEPNDPNAIALSTVDANGMPNVRMVLLKDVEQDAFVFYTNYESQKAQELDHAGKAAFVLHWKSLRRQIRVRGIISREDGPKADAYYASRGLQSRLGAWASQQSRPLKSRAALIAEVAKVTATKGINPARPPFWGGFRLAPVEIEFWADGDHRLHDRFQWRRTTPDDAWEIERLNP from the coding sequence ATGTCTGGTAGAAGTGGTAAATTCGCGGGCGAAGACCCGTTCGAGATTGTCCGGTCCTGGCTGGCCGAGGCGGAGACATCGGAACCTAACGATCCCAATGCCATTGCCCTGTCGACCGTTGATGCCAATGGCATGCCCAATGTGCGCATGGTATTGTTGAAAGACGTCGAACAGGACGCCTTTGTTTTTTATACAAATTACGAAAGCCAGAAGGCGCAGGAACTGGATCACGCGGGCAAGGCGGCGTTTGTCTTGCACTGGAAATCGCTGCGCCGTCAAATTCGGGTGCGCGGCATCATCAGTCGCGAAGACGGGCCAAAAGCGGATGCTTATTATGCGTCGCGCGGGCTGCAAAGCCGTCTGGGGGCTTGGGCGTCACAACAATCGCGGCCTTTGAAAAGCCGCGCGGCGCTGATCGCCGAGGTTGCGAAAGTGACCGCGACCAAAGGGATCAATCCGGCCAGACCGCCATTTTGGGGCGGCTTCAGGCTTGCGCCGGTGGAGATCGAATTTTGGGCGGATGGGGATCACAGGTTGCATGACCGCTTCCAGTGGCGCAGAACCACACCCGATGACGCATGGGAGATTGAACGACTAAATCCTTAG
- the fabI gene encoding enoyl-ACP reductase FabI, which produces MANDLMQGKRGLIMGLANDKSIAWGVAKQLADAGAELAFSFQGDALKKRVVPLAAQLGSDIVLPCDVGDEASIDALFDSLKERWDNIDFVVHAIGFSDKNELRGRYVDTSRSNFAMSMDISVYSFTAVMQRAEKMMNAGGSAVTLTYYGAEKVMPHYNVMGVAKAALEASVKYLAEDLGKDGIRVNAISAGPIKTLAASGIGDFRYIMKWNEYNSPLRRNVTIEEVGKSALYLLSDLGSGTTGENLHVDAGYHVVGMKAVDAPDMAKE; this is translated from the coding sequence ATGGCGAACGATCTGATGCAAGGCAAGCGGGGGCTGATCATGGGCCTTGCAAACGACAAATCCATTGCATGGGGCGTCGCAAAGCAACTTGCCGATGCCGGCGCGGAACTGGCGTTTTCCTTTCAGGGTGATGCGCTGAAAAAACGCGTCGTGCCCTTGGCCGCCCAGCTGGGCAGCGATATCGTCCTGCCCTGTGATGTGGGCGACGAAGCCTCGATTGATGCGCTATTCGATAGTTTGAAAGAGCGCTGGGACAACATTGACTTTGTCGTACACGCCATTGGTTTCTCGGATAAAAACGAACTTCGCGGCCGTTACGTCGACACCAGCCGCAGCAATTTCGCCATGTCGATGGACATCTCTGTCTATTCCTTCACCGCCGTGATGCAACGGGCCGAGAAAATGATGAACGCCGGCGGCTCTGCTGTCACGCTCACCTATTATGGTGCCGAAAAAGTCATGCCGCATTATAATGTCATGGGCGTTGCCAAGGCCGCACTCGAGGCCTCGGTCAAATACCTTGCCGAAGATCTGGGCAAGGACGGCATCCGCGTCAACGCCATTTCGGCAGGTCCGATCAAGACGCTCGCCGCCTCCGGCATTGGCGATTTCCGCTACATTATGAAGTGGAACGAATACAACTCGCCCCTGCGCCGGAACGTGACCATCGAAGAGGTCGGTAAATCCGCGCTTTACCTGTTGTCCGATCTGGGCAGCGGCACAACGGGCGAAAACCTGCATGTGGATGCCGGCTATCATGTGGTTGGCATGAAAGCGGTCGACGCGCCCGATATGGCCAAGGAATGA
- a CDS encoding LysE family translocator, whose product MTLTLADLAAFNAVLIVSILSPGAAFLMAVRSTVSNGRAAGIATGLGLGVMASLWTLAALLGMDALFALFPWAFAVLKTGGAAYLIYLAVMTWRGAAKPVGTATKPQGRAFLDGLLVNLGNPKSVLFAAAVLVVIFPPDLSAAQIALITANHLTLEILFYTACAFILSAPAARARYVRTKPLLDRIAALLLGGLGLKLLLQR is encoded by the coding sequence ATGACACTGACCCTTGCAGATCTTGCGGCCTTCAATGCCGTGCTGATCGTTTCCATTCTCAGCCCCGGTGCCGCTTTTCTGATGGCCGTGCGCAGTACCGTGTCAAACGGGCGCGCGGCAGGTATTGCAACGGGCCTTGGCCTCGGGGTGATGGCCAGCCTTTGGACATTGGCGGCCCTTCTGGGCATGGATGCACTGTTTGCCTTGTTCCCATGGGCCTTTGCCGTGCTGAAAACCGGTGGTGCCGCTTATCTGATCTACCTCGCGGTTATGACATGGCGCGGCGCGGCCAAGCCTGTCGGTACAGCGACCAAACCGCAGGGACGCGCCTTTCTTGACGGGCTGCTTGTGAACCTCGGCAATCCCAAATCGGTGCTCTTTGCCGCCGCTGTACTGGTGGTGATCTTTCCGCCAGACCTCTCCGCCGCGCAAATCGCCCTGATCACCGCGAACCATCTTACGCTCGAAATCCTGTTCTACACCGCTTGCGCCTTCATTCTCAGCGCGCCTGCTGCCCGCGCGCGCTATGTGCGCACGAAACCCCTACTTGATCGCATCGCCGCCCTGCTTCTTGGCGGGCTTGGCCTCAAACTTCTGCTGCAAAGGTAA